The following proteins are encoded in a genomic region of Populus trichocarpa isolate Nisqually-1 chromosome 13, P.trichocarpa_v4.1, whole genome shotgun sequence:
- the LOC7473872 gene encoding transcription factor bHLH94, with amino-acid sequence MALEAAVFQQDWFGHSSKELYNFPGGNWSYDFGLDQNEEDQDKSCSSYFLENQTETFLHGDWNPLPPPDSMVPPFSDLQLTCSNIPSLSEASINAANGLMSTTPTSDHHHHLGESSAMPATRVKRRRSRCKKNKEEIENQRMTHIAVERNRRKQMNEYLSVLRSLMPESYVQRGDQASIIGGAINFVKELEQKLQVLGACKEMKEKPNGDDQQHVSSLPFSKFFIFPQYTTSSIHCESSAGKDEKLMKSQSAIADIEVTMVESHANLKIRSKRRPKQLLKVVSALHSMRLTVLHLNVSTVDQIVLYSLSVKVEDDCKLSSVDEIATAVYQMLGRIQEESMLNC; translated from the exons ATGGCATTAGAGGCTGCAGTCTTTCAACAAGACTGGTTTGGCCACAGCAGCAAAGAACTCTACAATTTTCCAGGTGGGAATTGGAGCTATGACTTTGGCCTAGACCAAAATGAAGAAGATCAAGACAAAAGCTGCTCTTCGTATTTTCTCGAGAACCAAACAGAAACATTTCTTCATGGGGATTGGAACCCTTTGCCGCCACCTGATTCCATGGTGCCTCCGTTCAGTGATTTGCAATTAACTTGTAGCAACATTCCATCCTTATCAGAAGCTAGCATTAATGCAGCAAATGGATTAATGAGTACTACTCCAACTAGTGATCATCATCACCACTTGGGTGAATCATCAGCAATGCCTGCTACTCGTGTTAAGAGAAGGAGGTCAAGGTGTAAGAAGAACAAAGAAGAGATTGAGAATCAGAGAATGACTCACATTGCTGTAGAGAGAAACCGAAGAAAGCAAATGAATGAGTATCTTTCAGTTCTGAGATCTTTAATGCCTGAGTCCTACGTTCAAAGG GGTGATCAAGCTTCAATTATTGGAGGCGCCATTAATTTTGTCAAGGAGCTTGAACAAAAGTTACAAGTTCTTGGTGCCtgtaaagaaatgaaagaaaaaccaaatGGTGATGATCAGCAACATGTTTCTTCACTGCCTTTCTCTAAATTCTTTATATTTCCACAGTACACAACAAGCTCAATTCATTGCGAAAGCTCGGCTGGCAAGGATGAAAAACTGATGAAGTCTCAATCTGCTATAGCTGACATAGAAGTGACCATGGTGGAGAGTCATGCGAACCTCAAAATAAGATCGAAAAGGCGGCCGAAACAGCTCTTGAAGGTTGTTTCTGCTCTGCATAGTATGCGGCTCACTGTTCTTCACCTAAATGTCTCAACAGTTGATCAAATTGTGCTTTATTCTCTAAGTGTCAAG GTAGAAGATGATTGTAAGCTGAGTTCTGTGGATGAGATTGCTACAGCTGTGTATCAGATGCTAGGTAGGATTCAAGAAGAGTCTATGCTGAATTGTTAG